The Nymphaea colorata isolate Beijing-Zhang1983 chromosome 11, ASM883128v2, whole genome shotgun sequence genome includes the window gtTCATGCACCACAGTAATGTTCTAGTATGTATAATCTATGTTGTCCTTTATgtgcagatgatgatgaaggaCCAATTTGCAAATTATGTGGTTCAGAAGATTCTTGAAAGATCTACTGATCAACAAAGGGAAGTGTTGCTTAACCGTATTCGAGTGCATCTGCATGCCTTAAGGAAGTACACATATGGGAAACATATTGTTGCCCGAGTAGAACAACTTCTACAGAGTGAAGGTAATTTTGTTACACTTGTCTCTTTCCTGTTGTGAACTTTCTTAAATAGAACATGACAAAAGGTAAATCCAGCAGAAATGGCTTTAAGGGCAGTTGGCTTCATTTTGTGAAATCGTTGTAGTTTTTCTGTCTTTAGTAACATAATAATGCAAATACCTCCTGCCTATTTAAGAATTCCACCAGAAGACATCGTGTACTTTTGAATAATTTGATCACAAATTTCTCTTTAGATGTACATTTCAAATAgagcattttcttttctgtacTAGACAGAGATGGTACGATTTTGATTGGATTAGGCTTAGAAGATTACCATGTGCATGTGTTTTTGTATGGTCTTAATCGATTGTAAgtgtaaaaatcaattttatccTTTTTTCCATCTGTTCTTTGTAAGTTGGGTGGTCTTGCTCTTGCTTTCCGAAAGGATACTAGAAAGGCACATAATATGCAAAACTTTTTGCTTAAGCAGCGATTGAAGTCCTAAGCTGGTGCATAAAGTAGAAGTTAGTGACAgcatttacttattttatatgtatGAGATGCTAATTCTTTCATAAACTCTTATtggcttatttttattgattgcTACATTGCCTGCTATTAGCATTTTGTCCAAGTACAATATAATTCGTAATTTGGAAGGGTGATATAGGTGCAAAGGAAATTCTCTCATTGTCAAAGTGCTTCTTTTCCAAGTGTAGCTAAATTAATCAGTGAGCTGTGTGGTATACTCTTCAACCGCAGTTGTCAAAAGAAGGACACATTGGTCAAGGCCCCAGAAAACTATTCAGGACAAGTCAGTCGACTAAAATAAAACGATAAAAATCATAGAAGCACAACCAGATGTACAAAATACGTACATACAAACAGATAAGCAATTGGATTGtgtcttaatttttattttctccgTGTTTCCAGCCTTAAAACCAATTATATGATTAGTGAATAAACACAGTTGGATGGATGTGGTCTACATTGtttatttaagaaataaaaGGTTTTGAATCACATCAtttaaatgtataaaaaaaaagtgcataaaAATTGATGGGTTATTTCTTGAAATTATAATCTAATGTATGATTTCTGGCAGAAAAGATTGTTCTGAAATTCCGAGTCTATGAATACCATCAAATTATGTAATGGCTATATTTTAAGAACAAAAGGTTGGACTAGAAACCTGCTAGTTAGTTGACTAAGTGACTGGGCGATTGAACAGACCACATGTTCACAAACTAGTCGGCTGGCTACCAGACAGGGTAACTAGTCGATGCTTGTTGCTTAGGTTTGTCATCACAGACCACTGTGCATACTTTTGTACGTAAGCTGCTTTCTTACTTAGAAATATCTGGTTGGTGTGGTATACTTGTTGAAGCTAATGAGCTGCTAAAACATCAATATGCCCAGCAATTTCATTTCATGCTGTTTCATGATGTGATTATATTCTTCAGAGTTCGCCACAATTTGTTTGTGGTCAGTTGTTATACCTGGTATTTATGGGCACTGTTGAGATAATAGAAACCTGTTCGTCTCCTTCTGGTTTCTGATTTAATCAGTTTGTACATCTTTAAGGATTTGGTTATTAACAGCATGATTCATGTACCTTTTCACTTTATATAGATGTATATCTTTTTTGGGGGTAGGTTGCTCATCCTTATATATGCGTTTTCTCTACAGAATTGTCTAATTCCAGTTCATAAACGTGCGTGAAAAATATCATGGATTGGCTTTtgctttcaaattcaaatggcaGAGTCGTGGAGGTGGTCAAAACTTGTTTAGCAGGAATAGTGGCCTTTCGGATAGATTTGCTGAGTCTCTCAGCTTCTTAATTGGTGTACCGGTTGGCACGTCTGTAAGTTGGCACGTCTGTAAAGTCAGTAAGGGGAGCTATGTCGTGGTGTAATTGTAACTAGTTAATAATATGGTTATGTACAGATCAGAATTCTGTAAATCTCATTTAGAAAGGTGAATGTGTACGAATCAGCATTCCCTTAGATTACCAAGCATGATGCATCATGCCTATCAGTCATCTTGTTCGTTTGTGATGATGAAATTATATGTGGGTTGCTAATGCGTTGGGTTGGCACTTGGCAGTCATCTTTCTGTATTGACATTTCAACATTTCAATAGTGAAGCGCAAAcgtttaaaattttgttttacgCTTGCATGAAAAGTCTGTTGGACATACTGAAACACTGCTGAAAACCTACCTGGAAAATTTGAAAACGAAAGTTGATGTTTcgacacttttttttatttttttcatgagacCCAACATCGGATGACAGTTTcgtcttttcattttctctctctctctctctccctagtAAGAGGACAATTTTTTGGACTTGTAAGACAGATCGATTTCATGGATTCTcaaaaaaaagcaaatcaaTACAAAATCCTAGTCATTGAGGTGTAGTGACCAAAAAAAGGACCAAAGTGTGTTGTGGCTATTATGTtaacatgaacaaagaaaatcctagtctctctctctctctcttgctcgcATGCTGTAACCGGTACTGTTAGTGGAAATGTCAAGGCTATGTTTGAAACAATTCTTCATTGCTGCTCTGGAGATCTACAATTAGTGACAGTACAAGATGAAATTCAAGAGTAACTATACGATAcctcctttttcaaaattaccagGTGTCTGGTTCTGCATTGTTCCACAAGATGAAGGCAACCAGGTTCCTAAAGAATGGAAGTCCAGCAGCGAATCTAGTGTCAAGGAAATCTCTGGTCATGACCTGCTGCAGCTGGAATATAAGCGCAATAAATACATCACAAGCTGGCCTTTGTTGATATGGGATGGAAAACCTAAATGGAAAGAGTACCTACAATCCTGCAATTTAAGTGGTATGTGATCTATGAGAAGAGCTAACAGATTAGACAATTTCATTTAGAGCCTTTCTCAGATTTGCGACAAACGAGAACACTGTCACATGTTAAAGTTTTGAGATCGAATAAAATTGTGCACTATCCAGCATATTTTGTCGATCAGCTATATCAATTGACGAGGTTTCAAATGGCTAATGCATTCTTGTGGGCTAGTTGTGAAGATGAAAGCAGTTCACTTAGAAGTCGtaatcacattaaaaaaatcaatttcagtTGTTGGTGGTACCACTTTTCTTTCGCAAGCTGGATGTCCAAAAATTAACTCTAAATTTGCTTTGTCCACTCATCGAGttcatttgaaaaaatggaCTCAATAAGTAGACAAACCACttgagttcatttttttcaaacaagcTTAGCTCAGAAACAAGCAACCAATCGAACCAGAATTTTCGAATTGACATTTGAATAACCAGAACCCCTTGTGAAAAATGCCCTTATGGTTTCTCCATCTGCGTGACGGATATTTGCATTTGCTCGTTTCTCATATGGTTATTTGCatgcaaaaatacataaattttCTCCCATTTTATTAAAAGTGCAATTCTCATTCCTCCTGACCACTTTCCGACATGCTTTGCAGTGTGAGGAAACAATTTTATTCGAGAAAGCATGTGGgcacaagagacagagagagagagagagatccgtGTCATCAAGACAAGGACGAATGCTAGTAGTTGATAAACATGCcaaacagagacagagagagagagagagatccgtGTTATCAAAACAAGGACGAATGCTAGTAGATGACAAACATGCCAAATCATGCAACATCTATTAGAAATGGCACGGTAAGTATAATCAAGagaccaaaagaaaataaagaatcccATGACAAAACTTGTCTACAATTCTCTCTTACTACGACGATCTTGAAATCTGAAACTCTCAACAGTGATAAGAATAGAAGAGCACAAAAAATTGGGAACTGGTTCAGCCAAATCCAAGACAGATTAATCGAAGAGTGAGAAACCCATGTCCTCATcactctcttccttctcttccttcttctcttctgctGGAGGCTCTGCTGAGGCAGCGGAAGAGCTCGACcctcctgctgctgctgcagctgcTCCACCAATGAaggcaccaccaccaccaccacctccgaTAATCACCTAAAACATGTCAAAGGCACAGTTTACTAAAATTCAGGGTAAGCTCGTTTTGGTCCCTCTGATATAGCGGCAAAACGAACAAGAAAACAGATAAATGTGCTCCATTGAATCACTTAACAGTTAAGACAACAACAGAAATACCATTTCCCAGTTTCTCCCCAATCGGATATTAAAGAGATGTATCCCATCACCTACTGaactgaaaaaaatacaaatggtgaaaaacgaaaaataagaacaaataaATTCCTTCAAAAAACCTAAACTTCAGACTAAACCTGAACAAATCCACTCAGAAACAGAAACGAAGGGAACCCCAAATTCGGAGACAAGaggttcaaaaaaaaaaaaaaaggaaagacaacaTAAAATTCGTCCGAGAATAATTTCCGCCAAATCGTTCTACAAGTAAAAaaccaaataagaaaagaagatgtaAACAGTAAACACTGCCCATCTAGACAAGCCATATGCAGCCAACGTACGTAAGAAAAGGCCACTAACAAAACGACTCAAAGGGGAATCAACAACCATGTTCAAGTAATttacagttaaaaaaaaagaataaatgtAGAGTCACCGAAAGACTGTAGCCTAACGAAGAatagagaagagggaaagactACTTCACatggaaaaaaaggagaaagaacaaaaaaaattaaaagaaggcTTCCATGAACACACGCTCAAGGAACaacatcaaacaaaaaacagatAGAAGGAAAAACCGAACCAAGTTCAAAATTGGtgacaaaagaataaaatgaagGACGAGAATTGGTGAGCGCGGCAGATCAAAGAACCGATAAAAGAGCGGCTAGTCTTTCCACTCACCTGGAAGACGGCAGAGCTTGGAGTGACGAGTGAGAACGAGGACTGGACGGGGCCGGATGAGTCGGAGGCAAAGGCAGCCTGGACGAGTCTCCTCTGCAAGTCAAAGGTGGAGGAGGCGGAGGCCTCGATGCCACCGGAGAGCTGCTTGGCGCTCCATTCGTCACCCTCGCTCCTGCACACGAACGTGAAAGCTCCCATCCTCCCTAAAAAagtctctctcccttctctctctctctccttgtgggTGGGAAGAGACAGGTTGGGCTAGGGTTTTTCTTCTGCTGCCCTTACCGGTCCCCAGATTCGGGTCGGGTTCAGTTTTTGCAACTTGGTTTAAGTTTATTAACCGGTTTCAATTCAGACTCAAATTTAGACCCTTCTTGTCAATGTTATTCAAATTAGACTGCACAAGAGAGATTTAACGACGCAATCAGATCAAATTTTAACAATCCAAGATGAATGCCGGACTCAAGTTCACATTCAATTATAAAACTGCAACTGAATGGCCacattaaaaaaagtaaaatttacaAGTGCTAAACTTCAAGACCAATAAGATGAGACCTTTTCTCAATCTAAAAAAAGCAAATCAAGGACTTCAAGTGTGAATCTTTAGGTGATAAATAATGAAGTTAGCATTGGAAAAATGTTACCTAGTCTGCCCAGCTAAAGTATTAATTCAAGCCACCA containing:
- the LOC116264449 gene encoding 60S acidic ribosomal protein P3-like → MGAFTFVCRSEGDEWSAKQLSGGIEASASSTFDLQRRLVQAAFASDSSGPVQSSFSLVTPSSAVFQVIIGGGGGGGAFIGGAAAAAAGGSSSSAASAEPPAEEKKEEKEESDEDMGFSLFD